From Salvia splendens isolate huo1 chromosome 16, SspV2, whole genome shotgun sequence, a single genomic window includes:
- the LOC121770636 gene encoding heavy metal-associated isoprenylated plant protein 23-like, with translation MGVSGTLEYISEMMSSSHKHKKKKKKKQFQTVNLKVRMDCDGCELKVKNALSSLSGVKSVEINRKQQKVTVTGYVEQAKVLKKAKSTGKKAEIWPYIPYNLVSQPYAPQAYDKKAPPGFVRKVENPVASVKYDDPYMAMFSDDNPNACSLM, from the exons ATGGGTGTATCAGGAACATTAGAATACATATCAGAGATGATGAGCAGCAGCCACAAAcacaaaaagaagaagaagaagaagcaattCCAAACTGTAAACCTCAAGGTCAGAATGGACTGCGATGGCTGTGAACTCAAAGTCAAGAACGCCTTATCTTCTCTCTCTG GAGTGAAGTCTGTGGAGATAAACAGGAAGCAGCAGAAGGTGACGGTGACAGGGTATGTGGAGCAAGCGAAGGTGCTCAAGAAGGCCAAGTCCACGGGGAAGAAGGCCGAGATTTGGCCCTATATTCCATACAATCTCGTCTCTCAGCCCTACGCGCCGCAGGCCTACGACAAGAAGGCCCCACCGGGCTTCGTTAGGAAAGTTGAAAACCCGGTCGCCTCCGTCAAGTATGATGATCCCTACATGGCCATGTTTAGTGATGACAATCCAAATGCTTGCTCTCTAATGTAG